In Candidatus Margulisiibacteriota bacterium, one DNA window encodes the following:
- a CDS encoding OmpA family protein, with the protein MRKILFSVLSMVLFTTTTFSYDSSTRFYPFLGYTRFHEATDLQNSIMLGVGLNKPITESFRADLSCAYLPSEYKSSGQSAAVFYSSLSGEFLLPELCCGTKPFLTAGLSIFAFNGKIDNGIELGIGLLSLSKKKIEHKFTVKARHNPADKKSDIIAIFSLGLMPLNGKKENTVLAPDKKDEIPKELRMIIEEEKKQKAIVTTPTVTIIEKPIKTEPVKKESKPKPKKAPKIIFDNDKKIVIDRFFYNSAFIGNPGNNYIQKAAKTLKENPNLKVSIVGYANSHEKNPDEISLQRAINVQNDLIKKYNISNNKIKTKSGGHTKATNNNYLNRRVELDFYSEK; encoded by the coding sequence ATGAGAAAAATTCTATTCAGCGTTCTTTCAATGGTTTTATTTACAACAACAACCTTTAGCTATGACTCTTCTACCAGATTCTACCCTTTTCTTGGTTATACCCGTTTTCACGAGGCTACAGATTTACAAAACAGTATTATGTTGGGTGTTGGATTAAACAAACCAATTACCGAATCTTTTAGAGCAGACCTTTCTTGCGCCTATCTTCCTAGCGAATATAAGTCCAGCGGACAAAGCGCCGCTGTCTTTTACAGCAGTCTAAGTGGAGAATTTTTACTACCGGAACTCTGCTGTGGAACAAAACCTTTTTTGACAGCAGGGCTAAGTATCTTTGCTTTTAATGGCAAAATAGATAATGGGATTGAGCTTGGTATCGGATTATTAAGTTTATCCAAAAAAAAGATTGAACATAAATTCACAGTAAAGGCGAGACATAACCCTGCAGACAAAAAATCGGATATTATTGCTATTTTCAGTTTGGGGTTAATGCCTCTTAATGGTAAAAAAGAAAACACTGTGCTTGCTCCAGACAAAAAAGACGAAATTCCTAAAGAACTAAGAATGATAATTGAGGAAGAGAAAAAACAAAAAGCTATTGTAACAACTCCAACTGTTACTATCATTGAGAAACCAATAAAAACAGAACCAGTAAAGAAAGAAAGCAAACCAAAACCCAAAAAAGCACCAAAAATTATTTTTGATAATGACAAAAAAATAGTTATCGATCGGTTTTTTTATAATAGCGCCTTCATCGGAAACCCTGGAAATAACTATATACAAAAAGCAGCTAAAACATTGAAAGAAAATCCTAATTTAAAAGTTTCAATTGTTGGATACGCAAATAGCCACGAAAAAAATCCAGACGAGATATCTCTTCAAAGAGCTATAAACGTTCAAAACGATTTAATAAAAAAGTATAATATTTCCAACAATAAAATTAAAACTAAATCAGGTGGACATACAAAAGCAACTAATAATAACTATCTAAATAGACGTGTAGAATTAGACTTTTATTCTGAAAAATAA
- the htpG gene encoding molecular chaperone HtpG, translating into MVEKTTEKFEFKTEVKQLLDLVIHSLYSHKDIFLRELISNASDAIDKRKFQSLTDVSLGIDSYKIKIIRDEKKKILTISDNGIGMSKDELLDNLGTIARSGTKSFLENIKLEKDSNLDLIGQFGVGFYSAFMVADKIEVVSKKIGEKKAYKWISTGEGGFELEEATKIDAGTDVILFLKKEDKAYLDEYELKQIVKKYSDFVEHPIVMDTKKNEYPKKEDGSTDYDATPTEITSEEELNSRKAIWVKSASEVTKEEYNEFYKHLSHDYSDPFKIIHYKAEGTMEFKALLYIPAKSPINMYQPDDKKGIQLYVKRVFIMDDYANIVPEYLRFVKGVIDSGDLPLNVSREILQQDKHLDKIKKGVVKKILNTLKQLKEKEFDEYSKFYKEFGAVIKEGIHHDDENKELLSDLAIYKTTKSGNAYKSLVQYIAEMTTEQKDIYYLLANSEEEAKKLPVLEAFNKKGYEVILMTDPVDDWVVSSLLEYQGKKLVAVDKGDVDITDESEKKELDSKKEEYKDLLDFMGKQLSSDVKEVRFSSRLTNSVSCLVNDQYSITKNMEQMFKAMGQVMPAQKKILELNPEHRLIEVLKKEYEANNNSELLKDYTDLIYQQALIAEGDKLQDPVSFTKKLTELMLKGL; encoded by the coding sequence ATGGTAGAAAAAACAACAGAAAAGTTTGAGTTTAAAACGGAAGTAAAACAGTTATTAGATTTAGTGATACATTCTCTTTATTCACACAAAGATATTTTTTTAAGAGAGCTTATTTCAAACGCATCTGATGCAATTGATAAAAGAAAGTTCCAGTCTTTGACTGATGTTTCTTTAGGAATAGATTCTTATAAGATAAAAATTATTAGAGATGAAAAGAAAAAGATTTTAACAATTTCAGATAATGGAATAGGTATGAGCAAGGATGAATTGCTGGATAACTTAGGAACCATTGCTCGCTCTGGTACTAAAAGTTTTTTAGAGAACATCAAATTAGAAAAAGATAGTAATTTGGATTTAATTGGTCAATTTGGAGTTGGTTTTTATTCAGCCTTTATGGTTGCAGATAAAATTGAAGTTGTGTCCAAAAAAATTGGTGAGAAAAAAGCTTATAAGTGGATATCAACTGGCGAAGGTGGCTTTGAATTAGAGGAAGCTACAAAGATAGATGCTGGAACTGATGTAATACTATTTTTAAAGAAAGAGGATAAAGCTTATTTGGATGAGTATGAGCTTAAACAGATAGTGAAGAAATATTCAGATTTTGTTGAGCACCCAATTGTTATGGATACTAAAAAGAACGAATATCCAAAAAAGGAAGATGGCTCAACGGACTATGATGCAACCCCAACAGAAATTACTTCTGAAGAAGAATTAAATTCTAGAAAAGCTATTTGGGTAAAATCAGCTTCCGAGGTAACCAAAGAAGAATACAATGAGTTTTATAAACATCTTTCACATGATTATTCTGATCCGTTTAAGATAATTCATTATAAGGCCGAAGGAACAATGGAGTTCAAGGCTTTGCTGTATATTCCTGCCAAGTCTCCAATTAATATGTATCAACCGGACGATAAAAAAGGCATCCAGCTGTATGTTAAAAGAGTTTTTATTATGGATGACTACGCGAATATTGTTCCTGAGTATTTAAGGTTTGTGAAGGGCGTTATTGATTCAGGAGATTTGCCGTTAAATGTTTCTAGAGAGATTTTGCAACAAGACAAGCACTTAGATAAGATAAAAAAGGGTGTTGTTAAGAAAATTTTAAATACTCTTAAACAGTTAAAAGAAAAAGAATTTGACGAGTATAGCAAGTTTTACAAAGAATTTGGAGCAGTCATTAAAGAAGGAATCCATCATGATGATGAAAACAAGGAACTTTTGTCAGATTTGGCTATTTATAAAACAACGAAGTCAGGCAATGCTTATAAAAGTTTAGTCCAATATATTGCAGAGATGACAACAGAACAAAAAGATATTTATTATTTACTTGCAAACAGTGAAGAAGAAGCAAAGAAGCTTCCAGTCTTAGAGGCTTTTAACAAGAAAGGCTATGAAGTTATTTTAATGACTGATCCAGTTGATGATTGGGTTGTTAGTTCATTATTAGAATATCAAGGCAAGAAATTAGTCGCTGTGGATAAAGGGGATGTAGACATCACGGACGAGAGCGAGAAAAAAGAGCTAGATAGTAAGAAAGAAGAGTACAAGGATTTATTAGATTTCATGGGAAAACAACTATCCTCTGACGTTAAAGAAGTGCGTTTTTCAAGTAGGCTAACAAATAGTGTTAGTTGTTTGGTAAATGACCAATACTCTATTACAAAAAACATGGAGCAGATGTTCAAGGCAATGGGTCAAGTAATGCCTGCACAGAAAAAGATATTAGAATTAAATCCAGAGCATAGATTAATTGAAGTGTTAAAAAAAGAGTATGAGGCAAATAATAATTCAGAATTGTTAAAAGATTATACGGATCTTATTTATCAGCAAGCGTTGATTGCTGAAGGAGACAAACTACAAGACCCTGTTTCTTTTACTAAGAAGCTAACTGAGCTTATGCTCAAAGGATTATAG
- a CDS encoding rhodanese-like domain-containing protein: MDFFFFINTIIITIFGILTVKLVLEYKTNFANTKNSAINKPRYGFISPSATYNLIYKSDSGDDYIVIDIRSEKEFLRGHIKNAINIPIRDFKTSSLLKDLNKNESYILCGQRHSSSQKAMEIMKLFNFMRVYCMTGGMIEWNLHDYPTEK, from the coding sequence ATGGACTTTTTCTTTTTTATTAACACAATTATTATCACTATATTTGGTATCCTTACCGTAAAGCTTGTCTTGGAATACAAGACAAACTTTGCCAACACAAAGAACTCAGCCATAAATAAACCTAGATATGGGTTTATCTCTCCTTCAGCAACTTATAACCTTATTTATAAATCAGATTCTGGAGATGACTACATTGTTATCGACATTAGAAGCGAAAAAGAGTTTTTAAGAGGACATATAAAAAATGCCATCAACATCCCTATCCGGGATTTTAAAACTTCTTCCTTATTAAAAGACTTAAACAAAAATGAATCCTATATTTTATGTGGACAAAGACATTCTAGCTCACAAAAAGCAATGGAAATAATGAAACTCTTTAACTTCATGCGAGTGTATTGCATGACTGGCGGAATGATTGAATGGAATCTTCACGATTATCCTACTGAGAAATAG